In Erythrobacter litoralis HTCC2594, a single genomic region encodes these proteins:
- a CDS encoding PaaI family thioesterase produces MANDLAVITPYAASLGIAVHGDEDGIPILHVGGEEITEGRPGFYHGGAISGLLETAGYAALRVALDAEGRKVQIKPINMTVQFLAPAKAAPLYAKARITKLGRRNANIAVECWQDDRERPRATAIMNVLLAESAG; encoded by the coding sequence ATGGCCAATGATCTTGCCGTGATCACGCCCTACGCGGCCTCGCTGGGTATTGCGGTGCACGGCGACGAAGATGGCATCCCCATACTCCACGTCGGCGGCGAGGAAATAACCGAGGGTCGCCCGGGCTTCTACCACGGCGGAGCGATCAGCGGCCTGCTGGAGACCGCAGGCTATGCCGCACTGCGCGTGGCGCTCGATGCCGAGGGCCGCAAGGTGCAAATCAAACCGATCAATATGACCGTGCAGTTCCTCGCCCCGGCCAAAGCCGCGCCGCTTTATGCCAAGGCGCGCATCACCAAGCTCGGCCGGCGCAATGCCAATATCGCGGTCGAGTGCTGGCAGGATGATCGCGAGCGCCCGCGCGCGACGGCGATTATGAACGTGCTGCTTGCGGAATCGGCAGGCTAG
- a CDS encoding PaaI family thioesterase produces the protein MATGFDPEKAAAFVLRHGHSGWLDMQFRGIGDDWAELELPWREDLVGEPDRHVLASGPIISLMDMASGLAIWTRMKRFQAIATLDLRVDYQRPARERHHVIGRAECYRLTRSAAFVRGVAHDGDPEDPVAHIAAVFMSLPGRASRDGQ, from the coding sequence ATGGCGACCGGTTTCGATCCCGAGAAGGCAGCGGCTTTCGTGCTCAGGCACGGCCACTCCGGCTGGCTCGACATGCAGTTTCGCGGCATCGGCGACGACTGGGCCGAACTCGAACTACCTTGGCGCGAAGACCTGGTCGGTGAACCGGATCGGCATGTGCTTGCCTCGGGCCCGATTATCAGCCTGATGGACATGGCCAGCGGCCTCGCGATTTGGACGCGAATGAAGCGCTTCCAGGCGATCGCCACGCTCGACCTGCGCGTCGATTACCAGCGGCCCGCGCGCGAACGCCACCATGTCATCGGCCGCGCGGAATGCTACCGGCTGACCAGGTCCGCCGCCTTCGTGCGCGGAGTTGCTCACGATGGCGACCCGGAGGATCCGGTCGCGCATATTGCGGCCGTCTTCATGTCGCTGCCGGGAAGGGCCTCGCGCGATGGCCAATGA
- the ruvX gene encoding Holliday junction resolvase RuvX, producing the protein MAEPGRLITESALEYGDALPDGGVLLALDLGTKTIGTATSDAGWRFATAGKTLPRGRFGKDKAKLQEIVSSRNVAGLVLGLPRNMDGSEGPRAQASRAYARNLAEAFGLPVLLWDERWSTQSAESAMIGQDMSRAKRAEKIDSHAAAIFLQAALDTLAGGGLSNDLL; encoded by the coding sequence ATGGCAGAGCCCGGCCGCCTGATCACCGAAAGCGCTCTGGAGTATGGCGACGCGCTGCCGGATGGTGGTGTGTTGCTGGCGCTCGACCTCGGCACCAAGACCATCGGCACGGCCACCAGTGATGCGGGATGGCGCTTCGCCACCGCCGGCAAGACTCTGCCGCGCGGACGGTTCGGCAAGGACAAGGCCAAGCTGCAGGAGATCGTGAGTAGCCGCAATGTAGCGGGCCTCGTCCTCGGCCTGCCGCGCAATATGGACGGCAGCGAAGGTCCGCGCGCGCAAGCCAGCCGCGCCTACGCCCGCAATCTCGCGGAAGCCTTCGGCCTGCCGGTGCTGTTGTGGGACGAGCGATGGTCCACACAGAGCGCGGAAAGCGCGATGATCGGGCAGGACATGAGCCGCGCCAAGCGCGCCGAGAAAATCGACAGCCATGCGGCCGCAATTTTCCTGCAGGCGGCCCTCGATACGCTCGCCGGTGGCGGCCTTTCCAACGACCTATTGTAA
- a CDS encoding DUF3089 domain-containing protein translates to MVRKFLYFVAGIAILVVAGGFVLNIWSRELTELALVPSTEFVEQDPLADNAYQDPEMWFSRPGKGTDDPARWQPALREGERAVPLPSEGDTPDFAVFFVHPTSFTERAAWNAPLDDEEANDRARLFIRGLASPFNRASEIWAPRYRQATVGAFLSDSEDAQSALDAAYADVAQSFAFFRDSVDEDTPIVIAGHSQGALHLLRLMREEIAGKPIADRVAAVYVVGWPISVERDLPELPFPACATPDQAGCILSWSTYAEPADPSDLLEAYSGSTGFDGQPRGESTILCTNLLTGGIGGSAPAVRNLGTLVPEDSLENGELVPSYVPARCDSRGLLLVGPPPEMGNYVLPGNNYHVYDIPLFWRNLQEDVVARVEAWQSPAA, encoded by the coding sequence ATGGTTCGTAAGTTCCTCTATTTCGTCGCCGGTATCGCGATCCTGGTGGTCGCAGGCGGCTTCGTCCTCAATATCTGGTCGCGCGAGTTGACCGAGCTCGCGCTTGTGCCCTCGACGGAATTCGTCGAGCAGGATCCGCTGGCGGACAATGCCTATCAGGATCCGGAGATGTGGTTCTCGCGTCCCGGCAAGGGCACCGACGATCCGGCCCGCTGGCAACCCGCCTTGCGCGAGGGAGAGCGCGCCGTTCCCCTGCCGAGCGAAGGCGACACACCGGACTTCGCCGTCTTCTTCGTCCATCCGACCAGCTTTACCGAGCGAGCCGCCTGGAACGCCCCGCTCGACGACGAGGAAGCCAATGACCGCGCGCGGCTGTTCATTCGCGGGCTCGCCAGTCCCTTCAACCGCGCCAGCGAAATCTGGGCCCCGCGCTATCGCCAGGCGACCGTCGGCGCGTTTCTGAGCGACAGCGAAGACGCACAGAGCGCGCTTGATGCAGCCTATGCCGATGTCGCCCAGTCATTCGCGTTCTTTCGTGACAGCGTCGATGAAGACACGCCGATCGTGATCGCCGGGCACAGCCAGGGCGCGCTGCACCTGCTGCGGCTGATGCGCGAGGAGATCGCGGGCAAGCCGATCGCCGATCGTGTCGCTGCGGTCTATGTCGTCGGCTGGCCGATTTCGGTGGAGCGCGACCTGCCCGAATTACCGTTCCCCGCCTGCGCGACACCCGACCAGGCCGGCTGCATCCTCAGCTGGTCGACCTATGCCGAACCGGCCGATCCGAGCGACCTCCTGGAAGCTTATTCGGGTTCGACCGGTTTCGACGGCCAACCGCGCGGCGAAAGCACGATCCTGTGCACCAATCTGCTGACAGGCGGCATCGGCGGATCGGCTCCGGCCGTGCGGAATCTCGGCACACTGGTACCGGAAGATTCGCTGGAGAACGGCGAACTGGTGCCGAGCTATGTCCCGGCCCGCTGCGACAGCCGCGGCTTATTGCTGGTCGGCCCGCCGCCGGAAATGGGCAACTATGTCTTGCCGGGCAACAATTACCACGTTTACGACATCCCTCTGTTCTGGCGAAACCTGCAGGAAGACGTCGTCGCCCGGGTCGAAGCATGGCAGAGCCCGGCCGCCTGA
- a CDS encoding AI-2E family transporter, with product MVDPAAGQGRNDRNSRRGNVSERDNTDYSDPDHVEDLGASPSYIDNPQLRLEAYRAGIWVGVAGLAFLAVYISQSLLVIFGGLVFAAMIDGGARLMGRVAPLPRPVRVIAVLLLVVVFLAWLSAFAGSQIAQQAATLPAIIQGQATEVFEWAQANGLGVKEADLQAIAGQLASGVGTVTRALTGLAGGLTSAVLIVIIGLYVALDPNLYERGVEWMAPRQNRRELHVTLVKMAYTLRRLMAGRLVGMLIEGIFTYIMLTVVAQLIGIGTVPMAALLAILTGLLAFVPNIGAIVSGVLMITVGFSGGYDMGIYTLVVYFLVQNVDGYIVIPMIAKKTVDLAPALVLGFQLIMGILFGILGLFLADPLMAMIKVALERRSEQNEIKQARAREARLATQDTDGS from the coding sequence ATGGTCGACCCTGCGGCCGGCCAAGGCCGAAACGACCGCAACAGCCGACGGGGAAACGTGAGCGAGCGCGACAACACCGATTATTCCGACCCGGACCACGTCGAGGATCTCGGCGCCAGCCCTTCCTATATCGATAATCCGCAGCTTCGGCTGGAGGCCTATCGCGCTGGCATCTGGGTCGGCGTCGCCGGACTCGCCTTCCTTGCCGTCTATATCTCGCAGTCTCTGCTGGTAATCTTCGGCGGGCTGGTCTTCGCGGCCATGATCGATGGCGGCGCCCGCCTGATGGGCCGTGTCGCGCCCCTGCCGCGCCCGGTGCGCGTCATCGCCGTGCTGTTGCTGGTGGTCGTCTTCCTCGCCTGGCTCAGCGCATTTGCGGGCAGCCAGATCGCGCAGCAGGCGGCGACATTGCCCGCGATTATCCAGGGGCAGGCGACCGAAGTCTTCGAATGGGCACAGGCGAACGGACTGGGCGTCAAGGAAGCCGATTTGCAGGCCATCGCCGGGCAACTGGCAAGCGGCGTCGGCACGGTCACCCGCGCGCTCACGGGGCTTGCGGGCGGACTTACATCGGCGGTGCTGATCGTCATCATCGGCCTTTATGTCGCGCTCGACCCCAATCTCTACGAGCGCGGCGTCGAATGGATGGCCCCGCGCCAGAACCGGCGCGAGCTGCATGTCACGCTGGTCAAGATGGCATATACCCTGCGCCGCCTGATGGCCGGGCGGCTGGTCGGCATGCTGATCGAGGGCATCTTTACCTACATCATGCTGACGGTGGTGGCGCAGTTGATCGGGATCGGCACGGTGCCGATGGCGGCCCTGCTTGCGATCCTCACCGGACTGCTGGCCTTCGTCCCCAATATCGGGGCGATCGTTTCAGGGGTGCTGATGATTACCGTCGGCTTTTCCGGCGGGTACGACATGGGCATATACACCCTGGTCGTCTATTTCCTGGTCCAGAACGTCGACGGTTACATCGTGATACCGATGATCGCGAAGAAGACCGTCGACCTCGCACCGGCGCTGGTGCTCGGGTTCCAGCTCATCATGGGCATCCTGTTCGGCATCCTCGGTCTGTTCCTGGCCGATCCGCTGATGGCTATGATCAAGGTGGCCCTTGAACGCCGTTCCGAGCAGAACGAGATAAAGCAGGCTCGGGCACGCGAGGCCCGGCTGGCAACGCAGGACACCGATGGTTCGTAA
- the lepB gene encoding signal peptidase I — protein sequence MTTSTPTQVTDTDIKKSEEKVNWFAELRGLGLMLFAVLMFHSFVAKPFYIPSQSMMPNLLVGDRLVVTKYPYGYNWSSVSFHLLPRGDWRVFGSTPEYGDIVIPVHPERNEDYIKRVVGLPGDTIEVRDGRIILNGTEVRREMEPSLDLPFDLNNDCSEMEFEVVATQGGEEACRVPTYRETMPNGVSYLIIDAPDVLGLESYPATVIPDDHVFVMGDNRDHSADSRAPVSPIGGGLGGPVPLANIGGRAEFITFSLDGTANWNPFSWWSALREGRAWSTLRPAKAETTATADGET from the coding sequence ATGACGACGAGTACCCCCACCCAAGTGACCGATACCGACATCAAAAAGAGCGAAGAAAAGGTCAACTGGTTCGCCGAATTGCGCGGGCTCGGGCTGATGCTCTTCGCGGTGCTGATGTTCCACAGCTTTGTCGCCAAGCCGTTCTACATTCCTTCGCAATCGATGATGCCGAACTTGCTGGTCGGAGACCGGCTTGTGGTGACCAAATATCCCTATGGCTACAATTGGTCCTCGGTCAGCTTCCACCTGTTGCCGCGTGGCGACTGGCGCGTGTTCGGATCGACGCCCGAGTACGGGGATATCGTTATCCCCGTACACCCGGAGCGCAACGAGGATTACATCAAACGCGTGGTCGGCCTGCCGGGCGACACGATCGAAGTGCGCGACGGGCGGATCATTCTCAACGGCACCGAAGTGCGCCGCGAGATGGAGCCTTCGCTAGACCTGCCGTTCGATCTCAACAACGATTGCAGCGAGATGGAATTCGAAGTCGTTGCAACGCAGGGCGGCGAAGAGGCCTGCCGCGTCCCGACCTATCGCGAAACCATGCCCAACGGCGTGTCCTATCTTATCATCGACGCGCCCGACGTGCTCGGGCTCGAGAGCTATCCGGCGACGGTCATTCCCGACGATCACGTCTTTGTGATGGGCGACAATCGCGATCATTCGGCCGACAGCCGCGCGCCGGTCTCGCCGATCGGCGGCGGGCTCGGCGGGCCGGTGCCGCTGGCCAATATCGGCGGGCGCGCCGAATTCATAACTTTCTCGCTCGACGGCACCGCCAACTGGAATCCTTTCAGCTGGTGGAGCGCCTTGCGCGAGGGCCGCGCATGGTCGACCCTGCGGCCGGCCAAGGCCGAAACGACCGCAACAGCCGACGGGGAAACGTGA
- the acpS gene encoding holo-ACP synthase has product MIIGLGSDLCNIERIQNSLDRFGERFENRVFTEIERAKARRRPFTIAGTYAKRFAAKEAFSKAVGTGFRRGVFMKDIGVVNARSGAPTLALTGGAAIRLAELLPDGHEASIHLTLTDDHPWAQAFVIIEAHRI; this is encoded by the coding sequence GTGATCATCGGCTTGGGCTCAGACCTCTGCAATATCGAGCGGATCCAAAACTCGCTGGACCGCTTTGGCGAACGGTTCGAGAACCGCGTCTTTACCGAGATCGAGCGTGCCAAGGCGCGGCGGCGGCCGTTCACGATTGCGGGCACCTATGCCAAGCGCTTCGCCGCCAAGGAGGCCTTCAGCAAGGCGGTCGGCACCGGCTTCAGGCGCGGTGTTTTCATGAAGGATATCGGCGTGGTCAACGCGCGATCCGGCGCGCCGACGCTTGCGCTGACCGGCGGGGCCGCTATTCGGCTTGCGGAATTGCTACCGGATGGCCATGAGGCATCCATTCATCTCACCCTCACCGACGATCACCCATGGGCGCAGGCCTTCGTGATCATCGAGGCCCACCGGATATGA
- a CDS encoding pyridoxine 5'-phosphate synthase, with protein sequence MTQPLRHHALRLGVNIDHVATIRNARGGDHPDPVRAAEIVAAVGGDGITAHLREDRRHIRDEDLARIQAATDLPLNLEMAATEEMLAIALRHQPHAACIVPEKREERTTEGGLDAAGLHNTLVPIVDKLREADIRVSLFIEADERQLDAALRLGAPVVEFHTGEYAHAHLDGDRDKTASELKRIADMSALAAKNGIEPHAGHGLTYENVQPIAAIPQLAELNIGHYLIGEAVFVGLENAVRRMRELMDDAR encoded by the coding sequence GTGACTCAGCCGCTCCGCCACCATGCTTTGAGATTGGGCGTGAACATCGATCACGTCGCCACCATCCGCAATGCACGCGGCGGGGACCATCCCGACCCGGTTCGCGCGGCCGAAATCGTCGCGGCAGTCGGTGGCGACGGCATCACCGCACACTTGCGCGAAGACCGCCGCCACATTCGCGACGAAGACCTCGCGCGCATCCAGGCTGCAACCGACCTACCGCTCAATCTCGAAATGGCTGCGACCGAAGAGATGCTGGCGATCGCGCTTCGCCACCAGCCGCATGCCGCCTGCATCGTCCCCGAAAAGCGCGAGGAGCGCACGACCGAAGGCGGGCTCGACGCGGCAGGATTGCACAACACCCTCGTGCCGATTGTCGACAAGCTCCGCGAGGCGGACATTCGCGTGTCGCTGTTTATCGAAGCGGACGAGCGCCAGCTCGATGCCGCGCTGCGCCTCGGCGCACCGGTGGTGGAGTTCCACACGGGCGAATATGCCCATGCCCATCTCGACGGGGATCGCGACAAAACGGCGAGCGAGCTCAAGCGCATCGCCGACATGTCCGCGCTGGCCGCCAAGAACGGTATCGAACCCCATGCCGGGCACGGGCTGACCTACGAAAACGTCCAACCGATCGCCGCCATCCCGCAACTGGCCGAACTCAATATTGGCCACTATCTGATCGGCGAGGCGGTCTTCGTCGGCCTGGAGAATGCCGTGCGCAGAATGCGCGAGCTCATGGACGATGCGCGGTGA
- the pyrE gene encoding orotate phosphoribosyltransferase, translating into MTDEEVLSEFRASEALLEGHFMLSSGRHSGHYLQCARVLMNPERAGRLAMALAQKLPRELRGEIDVVVSPAMGGLIIGHEMGRALGKDAIFLERPDGEFHLRRGFRLEPGAKVLMVEDVVTTGLSSREAIEAVKREGGEVVAEVSLVDRSAGEADLGVPYYALVEINFPTFANGEVPEGLARIPVTKPGSRAK; encoded by the coding sequence ATGACCGACGAAGAAGTACTGTCCGAATTCCGCGCCAGCGAAGCCCTGCTCGAAGGCCATTTCATGCTCTCCTCGGGCCGCCACAGCGGGCACTACCTGCAATGTGCGCGGGTGCTGATGAACCCCGAGCGTGCCGGGCGGCTGGCCATGGCACTGGCGCAGAAACTGCCGCGCGAATTGCGAGGCGAAATCGATGTCGTTGTCTCGCCGGCGATGGGCGGGCTTATTATCGGCCACGAAATGGGCCGCGCGCTGGGCAAGGACGCGATCTTCCTCGAACGGCCCGACGGCGAATTCCATTTGCGCCGCGGGTTCCGGCTGGAGCCGGGGGCCAAGGTTCTGATGGTGGAAGACGTCGTCACCACCGGCCTCTCGAGCCGCGAAGCGATCGAAGCGGTGAAGCGCGAAGGCGGCGAAGTCGTCGCGGAAGTTTCGCTGGTCGACCGCTCGGCGGGCGAAGCCGACCTTGGCGTGCCCTACTATGCGCTGGTGGAGATCAACTTCCCGACCTTTGCCAACGGCGAAGTGCCCGAGGGACTGGCCAGGATCCCCGTCACCAAGCCGGGCAGCCGGGCGAAGTGA
- the coxB gene encoding cytochrome c oxidase subunit II, producing the protein MITATRLRETTHAIALLFAALLLAFGAQAALATIAAPTQPDATTPESAMPGETDPVTAEEAAAADSSIPGYEPLGPEMIKGQPTAFEDDALKSMTFQDQYNANGEYALWMHDAILMPIITIISLFVLGLLLWVVVRYRRGANPVASKTTHNTLIEVVWTVIPIIILLVIAVPSISLLAKQYETPPKDAITIKATGYQWYWGYTYPDQGGFEIISNMLDEADAMDRGLPGQLAVDNRMVVPVGVPLRIQTTAADVIHSFALPSLWFKNDAVPGRINEKMLIIDEPGIYYGQCSELCGARHGYMPIAVEAVPMDQWRAWVIGQGGSFEDAEVAADAREEVINAQDGDAAATDAASTEGGSDAAAAE; encoded by the coding sequence ATGATCACCGCCACCAGGCTCCGTGAAACCACCCACGCCATCGCGCTGCTGTTTGCCGCGCTGCTGCTGGCTTTCGGCGCGCAGGCGGCGCTCGCGACAATTGCCGCCCCGACGCAGCCCGATGCAACGACGCCGGAAAGCGCGATGCCGGGTGAAACCGACCCGGTCACGGCGGAAGAAGCGGCGGCTGCCGATTCGAGCATCCCCGGCTACGAACCGCTCGGCCCCGAAATGATCAAGGGCCAGCCGACCGCCTTCGAAGACGATGCGCTCAAGAGCATGACGTTCCAGGACCAGTACAACGCCAACGGCGAATATGCGCTGTGGATGCATGACGCGATCCTGATGCCGATCATCACGATCATCAGCCTGTTCGTCCTCGGCCTGCTACTGTGGGTGGTCGTTCGCTATCGTCGTGGTGCCAATCCGGTAGCTTCCAAGACAACGCACAATACGCTGATCGAGGTCGTCTGGACCGTGATCCCCATCATCATCCTGCTGGTTATCGCTGTCCCGTCGATCTCGCTGCTGGCAAAACAGTATGAAACCCCGCCGAAGGACGCGATTACGATCAAGGCGACCGGTTACCAGTGGTATTGGGGTTATACCTATCCCGACCAGGGCGGCTTCGAGATTATTTCCAACATGCTCGACGAGGCCGACGCGATGGACAGAGGCCTGCCCGGGCAGTTGGCGGTCGACAACCGCATGGTCGTGCCGGTCGGCGTGCCGCTCCGCATCCAGACGACGGCGGCTGACGTGATCCACTCCTTCGCTCTGCCGAGCCTGTGGTTCAAGAACGACGCCGTTCCCGGTCGCATCAACGAAAAGATGCTGATCATCGACGAGCCCGGTATCTATTACGGCCAGTGTTCCGAATTGTGCGGCGCCCGCCACGGCTATATGCCGATCGCGGTCGAAGCGGTCCCGATGGACCAGTGGCGCGCATGGGTGATCGGGCAGGGCGGCAGCTTCGAAGATGCCGAAGTGGCTGCCGACGCGCGCGAGGAAGTCATCAATGCGCAGGATGGCGACGCAGCTGCTACAGATGCCGCCTCTACCGAAGGCGGTAGTGACGCTGCAGCCGCCGAATAA
- the ctaD gene encoding cytochrome c oxidase subunit I → MATTAEGFDVHTDDHAHDADHKPGFFARWFMSTNHKDIGTLYLLFAIVAGLVGGTMSGVMRAELAEPGIQYLGWWVEFFGGEASFDTNLHMWNVFITAHGLIMVFFMVMPAMIGGFGNWFVPLMIGAPDMAFPRMNNISFWLTVAGFLSLCFSLFVPGGTGLGAGVGWTVYAPLSTTGSQGPAVDFAIFSLHLAGAGSILGATNFITTIFNMRAPGMTLHKMPLFVWSVLVTAFLLLLALPVLAAAITMLLTDRNFGTTFFDPAGGGDPVLYQHLFWFFGHPEVYIMILPGFGMVSQIVATFSRKPVFGYLGMAYAMVAIGVVGFIVWAHHMYTVGLSVNTKMYFTAATMVIAVPTGVKIFSWIATMWGGSMEFKSPMVWALGFIFLFTVGGVTGVVLANGGIDDNLHDTYYVVAHFHYVLSMGAVFSIFAGFYYWFPKMSGRWHSEFLSHVHFWLFFIGVNIVFFPMHFLGMQGMPRRYPDYTAAYAYWNEIATMGYYVVFASVIVFLVNIGYALVAGRRAEANYWGEGATTLEWSLSSPPPFHQYETLPVIEDHHDYHHQLPSKG, encoded by the coding sequence ATGGCAACCACCGCAGAAGGCTTTGACGTCCATACCGACGATCACGCGCATGACGCGGACCACAAACCGGGCTTTTTCGCCCGCTGGTTCATGTCGACCAACCACAAGGATATCGGCACGCTGTACCTGCTGTTCGCGATCGTCGCGGGCCTCGTCGGCGGTACGATGTCGGGCGTGATGCGCGCCGAACTTGCCGAGCCGGGCATCCAGTATCTCGGCTGGTGGGTCGAATTCTTCGGCGGCGAAGCGAGCTTCGACACCAATCTGCATATGTGGAACGTGTTCATCACCGCTCACGGCCTGATCATGGTCTTCTTCATGGTCATGCCGGCGATGATCGGCGGCTTCGGGAACTGGTTCGTGCCGCTGATGATTGGCGCGCCGGACATGGCCTTCCCGCGCATGAACAACATCTCATTCTGGCTCACCGTGGCCGGTTTCCTCAGCCTCTGTTTCTCACTGTTCGTGCCCGGTGGCACGGGTCTTGGCGCAGGCGTGGGCTGGACCGTTTATGCACCGCTGTCGACCACCGGCTCGCAAGGGCCCGCCGTCGACTTTGCGATCTTCTCGCTGCACCTTGCAGGCGCGGGCTCGATCCTGGGTGCGACCAACTTCATCACCACCATCTTCAACATGCGTGCGCCGGGCATGACCCTGCACAAGATGCCTCTGTTCGTATGGTCGGTGCTTGTCACCGCCTTCCTGCTGCTGCTGGCGCTGCCTGTTCTGGCCGCAGCCATCACCATGTTGCTGACCGACCGTAACTTCGGCACGACCTTCTTCGATCCGGCCGGTGGCGGCGACCCGGTGCTCTACCAGCACCTGTTCTGGTTCTTCGGCCACCCGGAGGTCTACATCATGATCCTGCCGGGCTTCGGCATGGTCTCGCAGATCGTCGCTACCTTCAGCCGTAAGCCGGTCTTCGGGTATCTCGGCATGGCCTACGCCATGGTCGCGATCGGCGTCGTCGGCTTCATCGTGTGGGCGCACCACATGTATACCGTCGGCCTCAGCGTGAACACGAAGATGTACTTCACCGCGGCCACCATGGTGATCGCCGTGCCGACCGGTGTGAAGATTTTCAGCTGGATCGCCACGATGTGGGGCGGCTCGATGGAGTTCAAGTCACCCATGGTCTGGGCGCTCGGCTTCATCTTCCTCTTCACCGTGGGCGGTGTGACCGGCGTCGTGCTGGCCAATGGCGGTATCGACGACAACCTGCACGATACCTACTACGTGGTGGCGCATTTCCACTACGTGCTGTCGATGGGTGCGGTTTTCTCGATCTTCGCCGGTTTCTACTACTGGTTCCCGAAGATGAGCGGTCGCTGGCACAGCGAATTCCTCAGCCACGTCCACTTCTGGCTGTTCTTCATCGGCGTGAACATCGTCTTCTTCCCGATGCACTTCCTCGGGATGCAGGGCATGCCGCGCCGCTATCCGGACTATACCGCAGCCTATGCTTACTGGAACGAGATCGCGACGATGGGCTATTACGTCGTCTTCGCTTCGGTGATCGTGTTCCTCGTCAACATCGGCTACGCGCTCGTCGCCGGTCGCCGGGCGGAAGCAAACTACTGGGGCGAAGGCGCAACGACGCTCGAATGGAGCCTGTCGAGCCCGCCGCCGTTCCACCAGTACGAAACCCTGCCGGTGATCGAGGACCACCACGATTACCACCACCAGCTGCCCTCCAAAGGATAA
- a CDS encoding heme o synthase has product MTTAASPAALPADWRDFFALTKPRVMTLVIFTGICGLLAAPGAINPILGFTAILCIAMGAGGSAALNQWWEADIDAGMKRTAKRPLPSGRMQATDARDFGILISVASVGIMGIAINWLSAIILAAAIVYYAVIYTIWLKPRTPQNIVIGGGAGAFPPMIGWVAVTGEITLMPVLLFAIIFMWTPPHFWALALFVKTDYEKVGIPMMPVVKGEASTRRQILVYSILLIPFAVAPWAIGATGAIYGVSALLLTGAFAALSVPVATRRQIEGDTMKPEKRLFGFSILYLFALFAALVADRYLTPLIESAA; this is encoded by the coding sequence ATGACCACCGCCGCTTCCCCTGCAGCCCTCCCGGCCGATTGGCGCGATTTCTTCGCGCTGACGAAGCCGCGGGTGATGACGCTGGTGATCTTCACCGGCATCTGCGGGCTGCTGGCGGCGCCGGGCGCTATCAATCCGATCCTCGGCTTCACCGCCATCCTGTGCATCGCCATGGGCGCTGGCGGCTCGGCCGCACTCAACCAGTGGTGGGAAGCGGATATCGATGCCGGGATGAAGCGCACGGCCAAGCGCCCGCTGCCGTCGGGCCGGATGCAGGCCACCGACGCCCGCGATTTCGGGATCCTGATTTCCGTCGCGTCGGTCGGGATCATGGGGATCGCGATCAACTGGCTGTCGGCAATCATCCTTGCCGCCGCGATCGTCTATTACGCCGTCATCTACACCATCTGGCTCAAACCGCGTACACCGCAGAATATCGTCATCGGCGGCGGGGCGGGCGCGTTTCCGCCAATGATCGGCTGGGTCGCGGTGACGGGCGAGATCACGCTGATGCCGGTGCTGCTGTTCGCCATCATCTTCATGTGGACGCCGCCGCATTTCTGGGCGCTCGCGCTGTTCGTGAAGACCGATTACGAGAAGGTCGGCATTCCCATGATGCCGGTGGTGAAGGGCGAAGCGAGCACGCGCCGCCAGATCCTGGTCTATTCCATCCTGTTGATCCCCTTCGCCGTCGCGCCTTGGGCGATCGGCGCGACCGGCGCGATCTACGGCGTCTCCGCGTTGCTGCTGACCGGTGCCTTCGCGGCGCTGAGTGTCCCTGTGGCCACCCGGCGTCAGATCGAAGGCGATACGATGAAGCCGGAGAAGCGGCTGTTCGGATTCAGCATCCTCTACCTTTTCGCCCTGTTTGCCGCGCTTGTCGCGGACCGCTATCTCACCCCCCTGATCGAGAGCGCAGCATGA